A genomic region of Bacteroidota bacterium contains the following coding sequences:
- a CDS encoding endo-1,4-beta-xylanase — MPRRVLPRFCSSPFGAFGPALTAALLLVGGAGAAAQGSPLNTNGGFESAALGPVTDLAGGVDGWTLSASGSVSPAPLFTVVEDGAEGSGRALQVTVDGVGPNTFDIQAVATGVPVTPGGTYLLTVQARSEGPGGLVTITAGNSSFQEYGRLGGQVLPDDWKRFAFEFTVADQETVARAPIHFSFQSNVGKSIVIDDLQIVAVDGPGPSGPPLADGLPTFVGSAFSASQTRGFEAYWNQVTAENAGKWGVVEPTRDQMDWTELDAAYALAQDNGLPYRHHVLVWGNQQPAWMAALPPDEQLAEIREWFEAVAARYPDIDFLEVVNEPLHDPPDDPEDGGYIEALGGSGQTGWDWVITAFQLAREVFPADVELMISDFNILSSTATAIEYRQIVTLLQDRDLIDRIGVQGHAFSTWEGAPITQSLDLLAETGLPIHVTEVDFDGNRMPETPVSTADSDQTQLEAIQRVFPALWEHPAVDGITLWGWRPGLWRTPQEAWLVRAGGEERPAMVWLREYLDGQRATPTETEAEREAAWVRNAPNPVTHMTNLSFAVTQPSDVTLSVYDATGRRVAVLVDGVRGPGEYRVPFDAAGLAGGTYLYRLTSGTAVATGTMVIIR; from the coding sequence ATGCCCCGCCGCGTCCTCCCTCGGTTCTGTTCCTCGCCTTTCGGCGCCTTCGGGCCCGCCCTCACGGCGGCCTTGCTATTGGTTGGGGGTGCCGGCGCGGCCGCTCAGGGAAGCCCGCTCAACACGAACGGAGGATTCGAGTCCGCGGCCCTCGGTCCGGTCACCGACCTCGCAGGCGGCGTCGACGGGTGGACATTGAGCGCCAGCGGAAGCGTGTCGCCAGCCCCCCTCTTCACGGTCGTGGAGGACGGGGCGGAGGGGAGCGGCCGTGCGCTTCAGGTGACCGTCGACGGCGTCGGGCCCAACACCTTCGACATCCAGGCCGTCGCGACTGGGGTCCCCGTGACTCCCGGAGGGACCTACCTGCTGACGGTGCAGGCGAGGTCGGAGGGGCCCGGTGGCCTCGTCACCATCACGGCTGGGAACTCGTCGTTCCAGGAGTACGGGCGCCTCGGCGGACAAGTCCTCCCGGACGATTGGAAACGGTTCGCCTTTGAGTTCACGGTCGCTGATCAGGAGACGGTGGCCCGAGCCCCCATCCACTTCAGCTTCCAGAGCAATGTGGGGAAGTCCATCGTGATCGACGACCTCCAGATCGTCGCCGTCGACGGGCCGGGTCCGTCCGGACCTCCACTCGCCGACGGCCTGCCGACGTTCGTCGGCAGCGCGTTCAGCGCGTCGCAGACGCGAGGCTTCGAGGCCTACTGGAACCAGGTGACGGCCGAGAACGCCGGGAAGTGGGGCGTGGTCGAGCCCACACGGGATCAGATGGACTGGACGGAGCTCGACGCTGCCTACGCGCTTGCGCAGGACAACGGGCTTCCGTACCGGCACCACGTCCTCGTGTGGGGGAACCAGCAGCCGGCCTGGATGGCCGCGCTCCCGCCCGACGAGCAGCTCGCCGAGATTCGAGAGTGGTTCGAGGCGGTCGCCGCTCGGTACCCCGACATCGACTTTCTGGAGGTCGTAAACGAGCCGCTCCACGACCCGCCGGACGACCCCGAGGACGGCGGATACATCGAGGCCCTCGGCGGCTCTGGCCAGACGGGGTGGGACTGGGTGATCACGGCGTTCCAGTTGGCTCGAGAGGTCTTCCCCGCCGATGTCGAGCTCATGATTAGCGACTTCAACATTCTCAGCAGCACGGCCACCGCAATCGAGTATCGTCAGATCGTGACGCTCCTCCAGGACCGAGACCTCATCGACCGAATCGGGGTGCAGGGCCACGCCTTCTCGACGTGGGAGGGCGCTCCCATCACGCAGTCCCTCGATCTCCTCGCGGAGACCGGGCTACCGATCCACGTGACGGAGGTGGACTTCGACGGCAACCGAATGCCAGAGACTCCGGTGTCCACAGCGGACTCCGATCAGACGCAGCTGGAGGCGATCCAGCGCGTCTTCCCAGCCCTGTGGGAGCACCCGGCCGTCGACGGCATCACGCTGTGGGGCTGGCGGCCCGGGTTGTGGCGGACCCCGCAGGAGGCCTGGCTCGTCCGGGCGGGCGGCGAGGAGCGTCCCGCGATGGTGTGGCTGCGCGAATACCTCGACGGACAGCGAGCGACGCCGACCGAGACCGAGGCAGAGCGTGAGGCGGCGTGGGTCAGGAACGCTCCCAACCCGGTCACCCACATGACGAACCTCTCGTTTGCCGTGACTCAGCCCTCGGACGTGACGCTTTCCGTCTACGACGCCACCGGCCGGCGAGTCGCAGTCCTCGTCGACGGGGTCCGGGGACCCGGTGAGTATCGGGTTCCGTTCGATGCTGCCGGACTCGCGGGGGGGACGTACCTCTACCGGCTGACATCCGGAACCGCCGTCGCGACGGGGACGATGGTGATCATCCGATAG
- a CDS encoding HAD family acid phosphatase: MSARLALLLSALTIAGCASLAPVPEAPPPAETSATAEIPLDIRWVRRSAEHRAVYAQTYRAAGLHLRAVADTLAAPDWAVVIDADETLLDNSLYQRERAEVGLGYTPETWNQWVRREAAPALPGAVAFTDLVRGLGGRVVVVTNRDDIVCDETRRNLSAVGIEADAVLCRVDEGDKNARFAAVEQGTLTGLPPLAVVMWMGDNIGDFPDLSQDVRFEGEGALSEFGSRFWAFPNPMYGSWTRNEAATTD; this comes from the coding sequence ATGTCTGCCCGGCTCGCTCTTCTCCTCAGCGCACTCACCATCGCGGGGTGCGCCTCTCTCGCTCCCGTCCCAGAGGCGCCCCCGCCAGCGGAGACGTCCGCTACGGCTGAGATCCCCCTCGACATCCGGTGGGTCCGACGATCCGCCGAGCACCGTGCCGTCTACGCCCAGACCTACCGGGCCGCTGGGCTGCACCTCCGCGCCGTCGCCGACACGCTCGCCGCTCCGGATTGGGCCGTCGTCATCGACGCCGACGAGACGCTCCTCGACAACTCGCTCTACCAGCGCGAGCGGGCGGAGGTCGGGCTGGGCTACACCCCGGAGACCTGGAACCAATGGGTCCGGCGCGAGGCCGCCCCTGCGCTCCCGGGCGCCGTCGCCTTCACCGACCTCGTGCGCGGGCTCGGCGGGCGGGTCGTCGTGGTCACGAACCGGGACGACATCGTCTGCGACGAGACACGCCGCAACCTGTCCGCGGTCGGCATCGAGGCCGACGCGGTGCTCTGCCGAGTCGACGAGGGCGACAAAAACGCCCGGTTCGCAGCCGTCGAGCAGGGCACCTTGACCGGGCTCCCCCCGCTGGCGGTGGTGATGTGGATGGGCGACAACATCGGCGACTTCCCCGATCTCTCGCAGGACGTTCGCTTCGAGGGCGAGGGAGCGCTGTCCGAGTTCGGCAGTCGGTTCTGGGCGTTCCCCAACCCGATGTACGGGTCGTGGACGCGGAACGAGGCGGCGACGACCGACTGA
- a CDS encoding sigma-70 family RNA polymerase sigma factor, with protein sequence MPPLSLGHDTPWRRRLGPSPREEARQTLADQSDADLVARMALGDEASLSELHKRYNGELRAFATATAGAAEARAVVQEVFVELWNRRREVTADPSLRAYLFRATRTRALDNVRGRHRWTARFKSLDMVRSHAAETNPPDSSPLATAVARVEATLPARQREAFGLYYRHGLTYVEVGTVMGVSWGVVRNYVYLATQTVRKKMPQDLLADYFADAS encoded by the coding sequence GTGCCTCCCCTCTCCCTCGGTCACGACACCCCCTGGCGGCGACGCCTCGGTCCCTCGCCCCGCGAGGAGGCCCGTCAGACCCTCGCCGATCAGAGCGACGCGGACCTCGTCGCCCGCATGGCCCTCGGCGACGAGGCCTCCCTCTCGGAACTCCACAAGCGATACAACGGAGAGCTCCGCGCCTTCGCCACCGCCACCGCCGGCGCCGCTGAAGCCCGGGCCGTGGTCCAGGAGGTGTTCGTCGAACTCTGGAACCGTCGACGCGAGGTCACCGCCGACCCCTCGCTTCGGGCCTACCTGTTCCGTGCCACGCGCACGCGGGCCCTCGACAACGTCCGGGGGCGACATCGGTGGACGGCCCGCTTCAAGAGCCTCGACATGGTTCGCAGCCACGCGGCCGAGACGAACCCGCCAGACAGCAGCCCGCTGGCGACGGCTGTCGCCCGCGTTGAGGCGACGCTCCCGGCTCGCCAGCGGGAGGCCTTCGGGCTCTACTATCGCCACGGCCTCACCTACGTCGAGGTCGGCACGGTCATGGGGGTGTCGTGGGGAGTCGTGCGCAACTACGTCTACCTGGCGACGCAGACGGTGCGGAAGAAGATGCCGCAGGACCTGCT
- a CDS encoding DUF87 domain-containing protein gives MSAPYEGLGVFYLGREVDPATSEPTDAPILYDAADLTTHAFIVGMTGSGKTGLGVGLIEEAALDGIPVIAIDPKGDLGNLALQFPQLAPADFRPWVDESEATREGITPDELAAQTAEMWAKGLAGHDQPPERIARLAEAADVRIYTPGSDAGLPVSVLGSLEPPTDDA, from the coding sequence ATGTCCGCCCCCTACGAAGGCCTCGGTGTGTTCTACCTCGGCCGAGAGGTCGACCCTGCCACCTCCGAGCCGACCGACGCGCCCATCCTCTACGACGCCGCAGACCTGACCACGCACGCGTTCATCGTCGGCATGACGGGCTCGGGCAAGACCGGGCTGGGCGTCGGGCTGATCGAGGAGGCCGCGCTCGACGGCATCCCCGTCATCGCCATCGACCCCAAGGGCGACCTCGGCAACCTGGCCCTCCAGTTCCCCCAGCTGGCGCCAGCGGACTTCCGCCCGTGGGTGGACGAGTCGGAAGCGACGCGCGAGGGCATCACGCCCGACGAGTTGGCTGCGCAGACTGCGGAGATGTGGGCCAAGGGGCTCGCGGGGCACGACCAGCCGCCGGAGCGGATCGCCCGGCTGGCGGAGGCCGCCGACGTGCGCATCTACACGCCGGGCTCCGACGCCGGCTTGCCGGTCTCCGTGCTGGGGTCGCTGGAGCCGCCCACCGACGACGCC